The following coding sequences are from one Leptolyngbyaceae cyanobacterium window:
- a CDS encoding PrsW family glutamic-type intramembrane protease, whose protein sequence is MASDISEGFLRQLPDGKSGSERRYCLENLDEIVLGRDFNCHVVLDSKIYGMVSRRHTVISHITKFAGAPPSWLVCDLNSANGTYINGEKLSGCKICRVGDRITLGNNGPEFIFECEYASTKQQEEPARGEKAENYASLTTSQSDSVSFTQLFPIFSTGKYLIQKAYLIPGIFTVTFVVLMFASVGKSMAFNLTLASYLAGAAYYFVYQLCGKHKPWWVLLLSGLTTIFILLSPLLLLFIVIFREILPGSVPASANAVSFPILLIQMFFGAGLMEELLKALPILGAYLLGRNLPSPWRERIGVWEPLDGILLGTASAVGFTLLETLSQYIPQIIQNVTLQAGQGAGELAGLQLLIPRVLGSVAGHMAYSGYLGYFIGLSVLKPNQRWQILGIGYFSAAALHALWNATGIFSTFILAVVGVLSYAFLTAAILKARTLSPTRSQNFATRFIGRS, encoded by the coding sequence ATGGCCAGCGACATTTCTGAGGGATTTCTTCGTCAGTTGCCTGATGGTAAATCAGGCTCAGAACGTCGCTATTGTCTGGAAAACTTAGACGAAATCGTGCTAGGGCGAGATTTTAATTGTCATGTTGTTTTGGATTCTAAAATATATGGAATGGTTTCCCGACGCCATACCGTAATCAGCCATATCACTAAGTTTGCAGGCGCTCCACCTAGCTGGCTGGTTTGCGATTTAAACAGTGCTAACGGTACGTATATCAATGGGGAAAAGTTGAGTGGATGCAAAATCTGTCGGGTAGGCGATCGCATCACGCTAGGTAACAATGGGCCTGAGTTTATCTTTGAGTGTGAATATGCTTCTACTAAACAACAGGAAGAACCAGCAAGAGGAGAGAAAGCCGAAAATTACGCTTCATTAACTACAAGTCAGTCAGATTCCGTTAGCTTTACTCAACTATTTCCCATCTTTTCAACTGGCAAATATTTAATCCAAAAAGCTTATTTAATTCCCGGCATTTTTACCGTAACCTTTGTAGTCTTAATGTTTGCTTCTGTAGGCAAGTCAATGGCATTTAATTTAACATTGGCTTCTTACTTGGCTGGGGCAGCTTATTATTTTGTTTATCAACTTTGTGGAAAGCATAAACCTTGGTGGGTGCTGTTACTTTCCGGCTTAACCACTATTTTTATCTTACTCAGTCCATTATTATTGCTATTTATAGTTATTTTCCGAGAAATTTTGCCGGGAAGTGTACCTGCATCAGCTAACGCCGTGAGTTTTCCGATTTTGCTAATCCAAATGTTTTTTGGCGCTGGCTTGATGGAGGAATTACTGAAAGCATTACCAATTTTAGGTGCATATTTATTAGGACGTAATTTGCCATCACCTTGGCGAGAACGGATCGGGGTTTGGGAGCCTTTAGATGGTATCTTGCTAGGAACGGCTTCTGCTGTGGGATTTACGCTCCTAGAAACTTTAAGCCAGTACATACCACAAATTATTCAGAATGTAACTTTGCAAGCAGGGCAAGGAGCGGGCGAGTTAGCAGGATTGCAGTTACTAATTCCTCGAGTTTTGGGTTCCGTGGCTGGACATATGGCTTATAGCGGCTATTTGGGCTATTTCATTGGTCTGAGCGTACTTAAGCCGAATCAGCGCTGGCAAATACTAGGAATTGGGTATTTTAGCGCAGCAGCACTCCATGCTTTGTGGAACGCCACTGGCATTTTTAGCACCTTTATTTTGGCCGTGGTCGGAGTTTTATCCTATGCCTTTTTAACGGCTGCAATTCTGAAAGCTCGTACTTTATCACCTACTAGATCCCAAAATTTTGCCACGCGCTTTATTGGTCGTTCGTAG
- a CDS encoding CHAT domain-containing protein: MSPFESPCLNLSIARLVAAEAEHFAIWVLKAPYPGGYLHHDCIWPETLTQTWLAWQEMFSPFSWSGSPKVSVAEVALAPTLVVVSSPLQQTTSYGGRLMQQLGIQLWQWLFEGQIQSSLDHSQGIAIGLDKPLRLRLEIRDPDLITLPWEIMQPQPGKPAVSLSQQLLFSRTTSDVAPLPVLRPEQTLNILLVLGQDAPDRTPVSGRLKLEQEAIALARILETSGSFNPSATLVPCQVDTLIMPTPAELISQLEQGSYNMFFYAGHGVPAPDGGLLFLGPEVTMNGTELAQVLTRCQVILAVFNACWGAQSARYNNQPIPRSSLAEVLLHHGVPAVVAMRDAIADEEAISFIKAFARALADRMSIDQAVAVARQQLLTLYKFNQPAWTLPVLYMHPDFNGQLLQPLGEGITELPENSLTWVGREKAAFVRPLGIDKVWPIRGGLMRVGRRQENDLVICEKWVSQRHAEIICRDDRFGANVRPTYFLRDFSRFGTLILDNTGWRKIHHEEIPLKSGTQLKFGSSHGQIWEFMMEV, from the coding sequence ATGTCGCCATTTGAAAGTCCTTGCCTCAACTTAAGCATAGCTCGCCTGGTGGCTGCTGAGGCAGAACACTTTGCCATCTGGGTTTTAAAAGCTCCTTATCCTGGTGGATATCTCCACCACGACTGCATTTGGCCAGAAACCTTAACCCAGACCTGGCTTGCTTGGCAGGAAATGTTTTCCCCCTTTAGCTGGTCAGGTTCCCCGAAAGTATCAGTAGCTGAAGTAGCTTTAGCGCCAACTTTGGTAGTGGTTTCTAGTCCTTTGCAGCAAACTACCTCTTATGGTGGTCGTCTGATGCAGCAGTTGGGAATTCAACTTTGGCAGTGGTTGTTTGAGGGGCAAATTCAAAGTAGCCTCGATCACAGTCAAGGAATCGCGATCGGTCTGGATAAACCTTTGCGGCTGCGCCTGGAAATTCGCGACCCAGACTTAATTACTTTGCCTTGGGAAATCATGCAACCCCAACCGGGCAAACCAGCGGTCTCGTTGAGTCAACAACTACTGTTTAGTCGCACTACCAGCGATGTCGCGCCTTTGCCAGTGTTGAGACCGGAGCAAACTTTAAATATTTTGCTCGTTTTAGGACAAGATGCCCCCGATCGAACTCCTGTTTCTGGTCGGTTAAAACTGGAACAAGAAGCGATCGCATTAGCGAGAATTTTGGAAACTAGCGGCAGCTTTAATCCTTCGGCTACTCTGGTTCCTTGCCAAGTCGATACTTTGATCATGCCTACCCCAGCCGAATTGATTTCCCAGCTGGAGCAAGGTTCTTACAATATGTTTTTTTATGCAGGTCACGGGGTTCCTGCACCGGATGGCGGGTTGCTGTTTTTGGGCCCTGAGGTGACGATGAACGGGACTGAACTGGCACAAGTTCTGACTCGCTGCCAGGTCATACTAGCAGTATTCAATGCTTGTTGGGGCGCTCAATCAGCTAGGTATAACAATCAACCGATTCCTCGCAGTAGTTTGGCGGAAGTGCTGCTACATCATGGCGTTCCGGCAGTAGTGGCGATGCGAGATGCGATCGCAGATGAGGAAGCGATTAGTTTCATTAAAGCTTTTGCTCGTGCTTTGGCCGATCGAATGTCGATCGATCAGGCAGTGGCGGTGGCGAGGCAACAATTACTCACTCTTTACAAGTTCAATCAACCAGCTTGGACTTTGCCCGTCCTATATATGCACCCCGATTTTAACGGGCAATTGCTCCAACCTTTGGGAGAAGGAATCACCGAATTACCAGAAAATTCTCTTACTTGGGTGGGGCGAGAAAAAGCGGCTTTCGTGCGTCCGCTGGGAATCGATAAGGTTTGGCCGATTCGGGGCGGGCTGATGCGGGTGGGACGCCGCCAGGAAAACGATTTGGTAATTTGCGAAAAGTGGGTGTCTCAGAGACACGCAGAAATTATTTGTCGAGACGATCGCTTTGGCGCTAACGTTCGCCCTACTTACTTTCTAAGAGATTTTTCTCGTTTCGGTACGCTCATTTTAGATAATACGGGTTGGCGCAAAATCCATCATGAGGAAATTCCTTTAAAATCGGGAACCCAGCTTAAATTTGGCAGTTCTCACGGCCAAATTTGGGAATTTATGATGGAAGTTTAG